In Flavobacterium sp. CBA20B-1, one DNA window encodes the following:
- a CDS encoding methylmalonyl-CoA mutase family protein: MEQKIYTPINKVRIVTAAALFDGHDAAINIMRRIIQATGCEVIHLGHDKSVEDVVNTAIQEDANAIAMTSYQGGHNEYFKYMYDLLQEKGAGHIKIVGGGGGVILPTEIKELMDYGITRIYSPDDGRELGLQGMINDMVQKADFPTGALEIPAGKDIYQSLKDMDITTIARLISLAENREEDFLKVFDFDKVENKNAPVLGITGTGGAGKSSMVDEIVRRFLIDFPEKTIALVSVDPSKKKTGGALLGDRIRMNSINNPRVYMRSLATRQSNLALSKYVEEAIQVLKAAQYDLIILETSGIGQSDTEILDHSDASLYIMTPEFGAATQLEKIDMLDFADIVAINKFDKRGALDALRDVKKQYQRNHNLWDVNPDEMPVFGTIASQFNDPGTNQLYKSIIDKVVEKTGADLKSTFEITKEMSEKIFVIPPARIRYLSEIAENNRAYDNKTVSQKEVAQKLYGIFKTIETVSGKLPILTQHGIEISGTQNTELSKLLLAEFDKLKRDLDPYNWEVITTWDEKVNKYKNPVYSFKVRDKEIKIQTHSESLSHLQIPKIALPKYEAWGDILRWVLQENVPGEFPFTSGLYPFKREGEDPTRMFAGEGGPERTNRRFHYVSKGMPAKRLSTAFDSVTLYGNDPGYRPDIYGKIGNAGVSICCLDDAKKLYSGFDLSHPATSVSMTINGPAPMLLGFFMNAAIDQNCEKYIKENGLETEIEAKIKAIYEDNGLERPRYNGDLPEGNDGLGLMLLGVSGDQVLPADVYAEIKKNTLAQVRGTVQADILKEDQAQNTCIFSTEFALRLMGDVQEYFIEKNVRNFYSVSISGYHIAEAGANPVTQLAFTLANGFTYVEYYLSRGMDINAFGPNLSFFFSNGIDPEYSVIGRVARRIWAKALKQKYGANERAQMLKYHIQTSGRSLHAQEIDFNDIRTTLQALYAIYDNCNSLHTNAYDEAITTPTEESVRRAMAIQLIINKELGLAKNENPIQGSFIIEELTDLVEEAVLAEFDRITERGGVLGAMETMYQRSKIQEESLYYETLKHNGEFPIIGVNTFLSSSGSKTVIPAEVIRATEEEKQFQIKTKENLHKAKAQKATEELARIQEVAIQNQNIFEALMDAAKVCSLGQITDALFKVGGQYRRNM; encoded by the coding sequence ATGGAACAAAAAATATATACACCTATAAACAAAGTTCGTATCGTTACAGCTGCTGCTTTGTTTGATGGGCACGATGCAGCAATCAACATTATGCGCCGAATTATTCAAGCTACTGGCTGTGAAGTTATTCACTTAGGTCATGATAAATCGGTTGAAGACGTGGTGAACACCGCTATTCAAGAAGATGCAAATGCCATTGCCATGACATCGTATCAAGGTGGTCACAATGAATATTTTAAGTATATGTATGATTTGCTTCAAGAAAAAGGAGCGGGACATATTAAAATAGTTGGCGGCGGCGGCGGCGTAATTCTTCCAACCGAAATAAAAGAGTTGATGGATTACGGTATCACGCGTATTTATTCTCCAGACGATGGTCGTGAATTGGGGTTACAAGGCATGATTAACGATATGGTGCAGAAAGCCGATTTTCCAACAGGTGCTTTAGAAATTCCTGCGGGGAAAGATATTTATCAGTCGTTGAAAGACATGGATATTACTACAATTGCCCGATTAATTTCATTAGCAGAAAACCGTGAAGAAGACTTTTTAAAGGTTTTCGATTTTGATAAAGTTGAAAATAAAAACGCTCCTGTTTTAGGAATTACCGGAACAGGTGGTGCAGGTAAATCGTCGATGGTTGATGAAATCGTGCGCAGATTTTTGATTGATTTTCCTGAAAAAACCATAGCGTTGGTTTCAGTAGATCCATCTAAAAAGAAAACCGGTGGTGCTTTGTTGGGCGACCGTATCCGTATGAATTCTATTAACAACCCTCGTGTTTATATGCGTTCGTTGGCTACACGTCAATCCAATTTGGCACTTTCAAAATATGTTGAAGAGGCTATTCAGGTTTTAAAAGCAGCACAGTACGATTTGATTATTTTAGAAACATCGGGGATTGGTCAATCTGATACAGAGATTTTGGATCATTCTGATGCTTCATTGTATATTATGACCCCGGAATTTGGTGCGGCTACACAGTTAGAAAAAATCGACATGTTGGATTTTGCAGATATCGTAGCCATCAATAAATTCGATAAACGTGGCGCATTAGATGCTTTGCGCGATGTTAAAAAACAATACCAGCGCAACCATAATTTATGGGATGTAAACCCAGACGAAATGCCGGTTTTTGGAACAATTGCTTCGCAGTTTAACGATCCGGGAACCAATCAACTTTACAAATCGATTATTGATAAAGTGGTGGAAAAAACCGGTGCTGATTTAAAATCTACTTTTGAAATTACAAAAGAGATGTCTGAGAAAATCTTTGTGATTCCACCAGCTCGTATCCGTTATTTGTCTGAAATCGCAGAAAACAACAGAGCGTACGATAACAAAACAGTTTCACAAAAAGAGGTTGCTCAAAAATTATACGGAATCTTTAAAACCATTGAAACAGTTTCGGGTAAATTACCTATTCTAACACAGCATGGAATTGAAATTTCAGGAACGCAAAATACAGAATTGTCAAAACTTTTATTAGCCGAATTTGATAAACTAAAACGCGATTTAGATCCATACAATTGGGAAGTAATCACTACGTGGGACGAAAAAGTAAACAAGTATAAAAATCCAGTTTATTCGTTTAAAGTTCGCGACAAAGAAATCAAAATTCAAACACATTCCGAATCGTTATCGCACTTACAAATTCCTAAAATTGCTTTACCAAAGTACGAAGCTTGGGGCGATATTTTACGCTGGGTGTTGCAAGAAAATGTACCAGGAGAATTTCCATTTACATCAGGCTTGTATCCGTTTAAGCGAGAAGGCGAAGATCCAACACGTATGTTTGCTGGTGAAGGCGGTCCTGAGCGTACCAATCGTCGTTTCCACTATGTATCAAAAGGAATGCCTGCTAAAAGGTTGTCAACCGCTTTTGATTCGGTAACTTTATACGGAAATGATCCAGGGTATCGACCAGATATTTACGGGAAAATTGGAAATGCAGGTGTATCGATTTGTTGTTTAGACGATGCGAAAAAATTATATTCTGGTTTCGATTTATCGCACCCGGCAACATCGGTTTCTATGACCATCAACGGACCAGCGCCCATGTTGTTAGGCTTTTTTATGAATGCGGCAATCGATCAAAACTGTGAAAAATACATCAAAGAAAATGGTTTAGAGACAGAAATTGAAGCAAAAATAAAAGCTATTTATGAAGACAATGGTTTGGAAAGACCAAGATACAATGGCGATTTACCGGAAGGAAACGATGGGTTGGGATTGATGCTATTGGGTGTATCGGGCGATCAGGTTTTACCTGCTGATGTGTATGCCGAAATTAAAAAGAACACCTTGGCACAAGTTCGTGGAACGGTTCAGGCTGATATTTTAAAAGAAGATCAAGCACAAAACACTTGTATTTTCTCCACCGAATTTGCGTTGCGTTTAATGGGCGATGTGCAGGAATATTTCATTGAAAAAAATGTTCGTAATTTTTATTCAGTTTCTATTTCGGGCTATCACATTGCCGAAGCAGGTGCAAATCCGGTAACACAATTGGCTTTTACATTGGCAAATGGTTTCACTTATGTAGAATATTATTTGTCAAGAGGAATGGATATTAATGCGTTTGGACCAAACTTATCATTCTTTTTCTCGAATGGTATCGATCCAGAATATTCGGTAATTGGTCGTGTGGCACGTAGAATTTGGGCGAAAGCTTTAAAACAAAAATACGGAGCCAACGAACGTGCACAAATGTTGAAATACCACATTCAAACATCGGGTAGATCGTTGCACGCACAAGAAATCGACTTTAACGATATTCGTACCACATTACAGGCATTGTATGCGATTTACGACAACTGTAACTCGTTGCACACCAATGCATACGACGAAGCAATTACAACTCCGACAGAAGAATCGGTGCGTAGAGCAATGGCAATTCAGTTGATTATTAATAAAGAATTAGGATTGGCGAAAAACGAAAACCCGATACAAGGTTCGTTCATTATTGAAGAATTAACTGATCTGGTTGAAGAAGCCGTATTGGCAGAATTCGACCGTATTACAGAACGTGGCGGTGTATTAGGTGCAATGGAAACCATGTACCAACGTTCTAAAATTCAAGAAGAATCATTGTATTATGAGACGTTGAAACACAATGGCGAGTTCCCAATCATCGGGGTAAATACGTTTTTAAGTTCATCGGGATCTAAAACGGTGATTCCGGCAGAAGTAATTCGTGCAACCGAAGAAGAAAAACAGTTTCAAATTAAAACTAAAGAAAATCTTCACAAAGCAAAAGCACAAAAAGCAACAGAAGAATTGGCAAGAATACAAGAAGTTGCTATACAAAACCAAAATATTTTTGAAGCTTTGATGGATGCTGCCAAAGTATGTTCATTAGGTCAGATAACCGATGCTTTATTTAAAGTAGGAGGTCAATACCGCAGAAATATGTAA